The following proteins are co-located in the Solanum pennellii chromosome 1, SPENNV200 genome:
- the LOC107002069 gene encoding uncharacterized protein LOC107002069 produces MGFNMTINLDVHELLVLGDFDLLIRQALGEWETRDIKLIPYKQCLEDLIKKFKSIEFRYIPRFHNELADALATLTSMLPYPSNTYIDLLEIQVRDQHGYCNIIAVEADGETWYHDMKQFIKAREYPLHGDRDKKRTIRRLTNGFLLSGDILYKRTPDLNLLRCVNN; encoded by the coding sequence ATGGGTTTTAATATGACAATAAATCTGGATGTACATGAGCTCTTAGTCTTGGGGGATTTTGACTTGCTCATTCGGCAAGCTCTAGGCGAATGGGAAACTCGAGACATTAAGCTCATACCGTACAAACAATGTTTAGAAGATCTCATCAAAAAGTTCAAGTCCATTGAATTTAGATATATTCCCAGGTTTCATAATGAATTGGCTGATGCTTTGGCCACCCTAACATCGATGCTTCCATACCCAAGTAATACCTACATTGACCTGTTGGAAATCCAAGTTAGGGATCAACATGGTTATTGCAATATCATTGCGGTAGAAGCAGATGGTGAGACTTGGTATCACGACATGAAACAATTTATAAAAGCTAGAGAATATCCACTGCATGGTGATAGAGATAAAAAAAGAACTATTAGGCGACTCACCAATGGGTTCCTCTTAAGTGGCGATATCTTATATAAAAGGACTCCGGATTTGAATTTATTACGATGTGTGAATAATTAA